The Nymphaea colorata isolate Beijing-Zhang1983 chromosome 7, ASM883128v2, whole genome shotgun sequence DNA window TCTTTCCCTAACAGGTGCATAGTGCCGAAGCCAGACACCTGTGTATACCTGTTGACGAAAAGTCATGGTTGGCATCAGTGACTAAAAGCCAAGCAGGGCAAACATGGAAATGCACTCCAATTGACATTCAATTCATCTATGCTTATGCAGGTTGAAACAGCAAATTCTCAGGATAAATCAGCATGCTTTTTTGAGCCTAATAAATCCtcccaaaatcaaaatgaaagcaccATATGCATAAAAAGAGGGGATTCTTTTGAAATATAATTGcagaattttacaaaattgaatCCCCCAAGGTTACACACATTACAGGCGTCAGAGTTGGTGCTAATCATTTTTTCTAGCTGCAAAAAAGAAATTAGATCCGAGTGccaaagaaatggaagaatTACCTGCTGTGGTCTTATGATCTTTGTATCAGGATCATCAAGTGATTCTCGCCAGTGTGCCAGGTACCCAGCCATGCGTGGTATAGCAAAAAGGACAGGAAAGAATTCTGTCGGGAACCCCATTGCTCTGAcccaaaacacaaacaaaagtACTTCAGGAAACTGGAGGAGTAGAGGCAGTTTTCAGGGGCTCCAAACTCAAGTTTCTGAAATACCTATAGATTAAGCCTGAGTAGAAATCAACATTTGGATACAGCCGCCTTTTGACAAAATATTCATCCGAAAGAGCAGCTTTCTCCAATGCAACAGCTACCTGCCAATATAAAAAACGAATATGAAGAGGTAGCAGATCAAAATCAGTCACACTCAGTGAGACAGTGACATGTACAGCTAAGGATGCGCATGAACTCAGTTTGAGGTGAGCTGAGGCTCAAGCTCTGCTTAGCTAAAACACACTGATCTAAAGTGCGGTCTCAAGACAAGTTTGCATAGCCAAGCTTGATCCCAGCTCGAGCTTCACAACAGAAGGTTGATCTTGGCTCATGCTTTGCTTGGCCCAGTTGAAGTAAAGCTAaaccaaaaacaattttttaatatcaaagGTAAACACACCATGGAATCTGGAACTCGTATTCTCCTCCTTGGAAAAAGAGGAAGACACAGTAAGCCAACACTACTTTTTATTGATGAAGACATCGAATCTAATATACATACTATTTTTGAGAGCCTGACCAACTGAAACTAGCTCAAGTCAAGGTCACTCGATCTCAACTTGCCAACTACTCTAGTCTCACCCACAAGAAGCTTGCTTCATTATTCcgcaagttgagctcgagccaagtTTAGCTGTCTCATTGTGCAGTTTCTTGTATAGATCAAAGCATATAATATGTTACAAAATGAGAAGAGAATTCAACTCTCAAGCTTAAGGAAAGAAATAATATGAGAAACCGCAGCCTTTTAGCTCAGATAAAATTGTATCAGTTTCATAAAGTCAACAAGGTGAACCAAGAAAATAGAACAGCTAAATTTGACCAACAAACACATTATATATCATTTTATTCatacaaaattgaaaagttaATAAATCTTCATGCTTTCTCAATGACAAGGGCCAGAATCAAGCACTTTAGAGGTGTCAAAATTGCCAAGAAGTTACATGCTTACCATGCACCATTCCAGTTGCTCCTTAGTGCAAATACCAGAAACCCTATCTTTGCTGACAAGGAAAATCTCCTACAATTCTAGTACCATGAGCAAGTACACTTCCGCTCTCTCTTTTGTGTAACAGTGCACACCTATAGGCAGATAATTCATACTGAGTAGCCTTTGTAGGGGCTCTACCAACTTGTACCGACTTATGATTTTGACTACATAGATAAGCACCACACTTAGCATAGAGTAacacatgcatatgcattttGGGGTGCCAATGGGAGGGTTAACTCGTCCTGTCTTTAGACAGAGGCCCAATCTTGGGCGAAAGCCATCAAGCCATCAAGATATGCTTCCATAAGTTGTGGTGATAATACTATGAGAACATATATCCTTCTAAGTTGGCAACCAAATTGGAAGGGCCTCCTCTTAGACAAGGCAGATGCTCAACCATCCACTTTATCAAGCAAACAGTCATCATCAACTAGAACTAGGTAAGGACAGCAAGTGCATCTGAAAGTACTGTGTTGAATTCCAAGAGTTGCAGCAACATACTCTTAGAGTATCTTGACAACaatattaacaaaaataaaattgaggTAAGATGGAACAGCAAAAGATAATGAATAATAGATTATGTGGTATCTGAAACACAAAGTGCAACATATCATCAAGGAGATGTAAAGCACTAACACTAAGCTCATAGGAAAACGTATCATAGTTCATGAACCCCCCAAACTTCCATGGTATGAGACAAAACTTTGCGGCTTGATTTGATGTTATAACCATCATCAGCCAGAGAACCATAATCTACTAAAGAAGACTTgtttttggcatgttgaaagtCCTATGTTTGCCATGTCATAGCTAGAGGAACACAGTGAGATTGCACTTTGCGGTGCAGATGCTGTAGTTGTCCAGGACACTTGAGCATTGGTGGACCCCCATCTGCCCTAGATAATCAGACATGCTTGAGGCCACACAAGTTAACCATTCGCTATCAGATCTTGTTACTGGGATTCTTGACTATCATAAGCCACAATAATGGAACTTAGAACTGATCAATGGACATCAAAATTTAAGACAAAATGTGACGAGAATTAAACTGATAATGACAGTCTTTCAATAAAAGCCATGGTTTTCTACTAGTTAAAtaacatttacattttttttttctcacaagCAGTAGGATGAAATTGACTTTGTCAATGCCAGTAACTTGCCAGAAAGAGTTTAACAAGAAGAATCTCCCTCCAACTAATAATATCATAtaagaatattaaattttttcccaTCAATTCAATATATGTCATTAGGAGAAGAGCACATACCTCTATAAGAGGATCTCGCCCTACAATTGTGAAAACTTCCTCAGCTAATTTGCGTATAACTTTTGCTCGAGGATCATAGTTCTTGTATACACGATGACCAAAGCCAGACATCTTCCTCTTCCTAAAGGATCATGGTGAAGGGGGAAAATTagttgaattaaaaaattggaattctaaaatgaaagaataagcTGATTAAGCAAAATAAACCTGTTTTTCACCCCCTCAATGAACTCAGGGATATTATCAACTGTTCCTATCTCgttcaacattttcaaaacagcCTGCAAGTTCAGATATTTAGAtctatcaatatgaaaaaaagacaTCCAACTTGAAATGTTGGCATCCAACTTGAAATGTTGATTTACCTCATTTGCTCCACCATGAAGTGGGCCGTAAAGTGCACCAACAGCCCCTGCAAGAGCAGTGTAGACATCCACTCCACTGTGGATGGAACATCAAAGCTATAAAGCAGTTGTCtcgaaagagaaaggaaaggcttcataaaaaataagcacATATACCTCGACGCAAGATGCCTTGCAGCAGCTGTTGAGCAGTTCATCTCATGCTCAGCATGGAGGATGAATAGAACATCGAGAACTCGAGCAAGTCGAGGGTTTGGCCTGTAGGATCTATTGCCACTGGAATTCACAGGATGTTATAAGTTACAACAGTATCATAGTGAGAGCACCATAGGCATCACTTTGAgcaaaataaaacaatataataTTCTACTAATAAAGAATATGTAGGGAACTTCAGGGAGGAAAAATCTGTCTGCAAACTCTGTGTAGATGTGTACAGCCATAAGTATACATCTTAAAATCAGTAAGCAGATCATATTGGACAAATAGAACCTAGGCACTTTAAATGGCATATAtgcctatatatatgtgtgtgtatgtatatatttataaagagagagagagagagacttataAATGCAACACTATATGTATTATAGATaatcaaatatgtaaacacaTACACAATCACACAAGGGTGgctaataatataaaaaaacattcagATAGATACACACTCAGAAACAGGACCACGTGCACTAATCGCCCCCTCCCCCTGCTTGAAAAGAAAGCGAAACCAATAAAATGCAatactaattttcaaaattaccaaagcattttttcaatgaaaaatctAACactattaattgaaaaaaacaattaaaatgcataacaaaaccacaaaaaacacattacaACATGATAATAGATATAATTAAAAGTTCAAAAGATCAAAATGAATGGAGGGTGAACAACTAGAGTTAACAAGATACATaggacccaaaaaaaaaactgaaaaataaataccAGTGTATTTCAATGTTATAGAGCATGCAAAATCTTACCATTTACTAAATGCCAACTACTAAAACTCCAATTGCAATTTCTAAAACTAATATCCTAAAAGAAAATCTGGATTAATAATACAATTAGAAGCAAAAGAATATAAATCCTCAATATAATTACAGTTTCTTTGAACACTGTTTAACAACATAGGTGTATCCAACAGCTTCGTGTACGAGAATCCCCCCCCTTTCCTTCCCCAGCAACTTTTCAATTACCAGTCAACAAAATGTTTAGCCTTTAGCAATAGAaaggagaggaaaagagatgtagaaaaaacagaagagagACACGTGGCTTTGAGATTTTCCAGGATGTGGTTGTTATGGATATAGCTAAGTTCGTTCTCCTGAAACTTCAATGCAAGAGAAATGTCATTGTCACAGCAAACAGTATCAATCTGTTGGAAACAGCAAAAACTGAAGTAAGATGAACATGACTAAGGAAGCAACTAACCCCTTTAGTGGTATATTCAGATCATAAAGCTTCAATTGCAGGACAAGCTTtccattctctttttctttcccaacATAACCCAAACAGCAAAGGACATTCTTaataaagaagggaaaaattaGGATCCTTTTCTAATTAACCTAGACTGTGACTCTTGATTATTGAAAGCCAAAATTTAAACATAGGTTCACACTTGAATTATTTCCAGGATGAAAGAAACTAAAAACTTGTTAGTGGGAATGAAATCATAAGAGCAAGAACGGTCATTTTCCTGGAAATAGAGGCAATTTGTAATAAACTTACAGGGAAtccaacatatataagaagttcTCTGTATAAGACAGATTGCTGGAAGGAATGACTGGAGGTCGTCCAGCAGTCCTCAAATATGCTGCCGCTGCAATTGTAGGTGCCTATGAATGATCAAATTTAATTAGCAAAGGTGAGTTTCTTGATAAACCATATGCAGCCTAAGATATGACCAGAAGTGAAGTCTAAGATAAGACCTGATGAAAAGAGGAAAGGAACAAGGATGAATGTCAAATAAAGAGGAAGTGGTAGTTTAACATTAGCGCTGGTTCTCAAGTAAATTTATTAAATCGGCAATTACAGAAGACAGATAACtgtaaacaaaagaagaaacaatattGTCACTCtttgacaagaaaaaatattgatgaaCTCTAGCAAGGAAAGATTGACATATAGGACATCAAAATGGGACATACTTAATTAACAAAGAGATTCTGTTCGGGCTAAAATTTGTTTGTCAACATGATAATCCAATGCAAATCTACATCAACTttaaaacagagaaagaaatgacagaatattttcaaaataaaaagttgaTTCTGattctttgactatgattaaataaaaccaaataatttgaacattttctttaaaaaaaaatgaagaatatatTAGTTTAACTATTTTGTGAACATGTTTGCCAAAGTATTCTGGAAGGGCCTACCTTCCCAAGTACACGAGCTATCTGTTTGTCTCTTACTTGCCTGGATTTATAGATATCTTGACCCTGTGAAAGAATCCAACAATCAGATCAGAAataaaaggatgaaaaaaatgacttgaGGAAGTCATCAAAGCCAGAAAATTATCATAGCCTCTGGAGGAAATCTTAAgggcaaagatcattttcaattttgttccatAGAAGAGAAATGGCTACTTGATCAAGTTCTAATTAACATGTTCCACAAGCTAATTTCATTCATTAAACTTTACGAGCATTGGGTGCTAActtgcaaaaaggaaaaggaaagaaaaaaaaaaatcttccctTTGTTTCTTTGAAATAAGATACAAACGTTCCTACAAGATAAATCCTGTACAGTTGATCAACCATATCCATGAAAGTTAGAACTACTACAGGGAAGAAATATCtacataaaaggaaaaattacatataaaaaacaaacaataaaaCATGACCACAGTATTTTGCACATTATGCAAAATGTCTAGCCAAGTGCTCCCTCCTTCCTTGGCACACTTATATAGGCAAGCTAAATCGATGCCTCTCCACAACAGTAGCCACTAGGCTGCTAGATACAACAATGATAAGAACGGCACCATCATATACTCATATTAACTCCAGAGGAAGGATCGTCACATTTCTAGCGAGCAGACAAACCGCATATAAAACTAAGCAGTCAATCATCCATCCGACAATGTGAACGTTAAAAATATAGGAGAATCACTTACTCTAAGAGCAGGGTTAGCGTCGGGGTGGAAGATGGAGAGTGCACCCATTGCACTCACAAGCATCCCCATTGGATGGGAATCGTGAGGCATTGCATGTATAATGTCCTGGAGCAGGCATACAAAGAAACATCTAAATTCTTCAAACTTTTACGTCCAcggaatttaaaaaaaaaatgttaaaatttgaaCACGTATCAAGCGCCCCGTCTCACTACAGTGGGTGATCATTACGAGTTACAAAGAGCTGCATACAGAAACTACTAGATATAAACACAAGGGAATATAGCAATTGATATCGAACCAGGATGCCCTGAGGAACAACTGAATGTTGAGCGAGCACAAATTCCCACTCCGCCAACTGACTCTGCGAAGGCAAGCTACCGTACACTGAAGAAAGGAAATCGCCAATCAACTTCGAAGGTGAAACATTAAGAATTCATGAACAAGCGAATTAGAAGGCATACAATCGCCCCTCATGCAGGAATTACAAGGCAAGGGAGGAAATCCGCTCACTCAGAAGATATGCGACCTCCGGGAAAGTGCTGCTCTCAGCCAATTCCTCGATCGGGTAACCTCTGTACCTGAGAATTCCAGCGTCTCCGTCTATGTAAGAAATAGAAGATCGCACCGGCGCCGTGTTGAGATAGCCAGGATCGTACAGCTTGATCCCCTTGTCATGCTTGCGTCCGGTCGTCAACTAGGCAAATAGAAAAATTACAGTGAGCTTATGAGGCTCATACAACAGAAACCAAGAAACACCAGAGTAACCAAAATTGCACCAGAAGCCGCagagaaagaaaagtaattCAAGATCCTGATTCTTCCTTTTGGAATGAATTCAACCTCGTTTCCCCAAGCAATGCAGAAAtcaaggggggggggggggggtgtttagaaaaggaggaggagtttTAGAACAATTAGGCGAAATGGAACCTTCTTCAAGTCGGTCGCCTTGATCGTGCCTTCTTCTGAGACCTCGACGTCGATCTTTTTCCCTGTCCGGTTGTCGACAATCGTCAGGGACCCTCGGAGGTTCGCCGGCAGGTCAGCGACCTCTGAAGCGGAAACACGCGAAAGCTCCAAGACGGCCGGAGAAGGGACAAGGAAGTGGGAGGAGATGACAGCTAACCGGTTCTTAGACGCCGACGAGTCGACCCTCGCCTCCATTGCTGCTTCGATCAGAGAGacgaacaagagagagagagagagaagccgcAGAAAAAGGAGCGGGGAAGCGAACGTCCTTTTCCACGGGAGTGGAGGCCCGACGCCGGGATTGACGAGGAAGGATTTTTTCTTAGCACATCCTCAAGTTATGCCAAATTGACAAATTCATACTTTCTTAGTTACTTAACATTTATAGGCAAATACGTTCAGGCGAGCTGCTGAAATTAAATTTGCCTATTATAACTGTCATTATTTTGATGAAACGATACATGCAATTTACGAATGAAGCGCGATTGACTCAATAGAATGACATATAACTACtcttgaaaattaaatttatttttttaagtagaTGAATATAATAAGTTGCCAATCATGGTCATTGATTGGACGTAATTCATAAGATAAGGTtaaaaatgcatagataattttaataaaataatgatgACTGTGTTTATTGGAGATTTTTTGAGATTAggaacaatatatatatatatatatatatatatatatatatatatatatatatatatatataaagtacaATATTTAGTGTTTTATAGATCTGCATCGAATTCTCTTGGATAAGATACGTGGTGGATTTTTCATGTACCATGAAAGTGAATATAACCCGCTTCGTCGACACTCGCTCTTTTGCTTGTAATACCAAATGGCCTTTTTGTCCTACACATGAATTCTAGGTGCCACAGAGGGTTGCACTTTATTTGATCGTCAAAATGAGCAAAAATTGAATCAAATCAGTGATCATTCATAATTGACAATATATATGACTAGAAAAGaagtatataaaaaacaaataaatgtatACATGTGACACTTTTGTGTACTGATTCAAGTCAAGCTGATCTTTACAACATTGACCAAGACCCTACGTTTGGATGTTGAATGATTATTAAGACACCGAAAAACATGT harbors:
- the LOC116257409 gene encoding citrate synthase, glyoxysomal-like produces the protein MEARVDSSASKNRLAVISSHFLVPSPAVLELSRVSASEVADLPANLRGSLTIVDNRTGKKIDVEVSEEGTIKATDLKKLTTGRKHDKGIKLYDPGYLNTAPVRSSISYIDGDAGILRYRGYPIEELAESSTFPEVAYLLMYGSLPSQSQLAEWEFVLAQHSVVPQGILDIIHAMPHDSHPMGMLVSAMGALSIFHPDANPALRGQDIYKSRQVRDKQIARVLGKAPTIAAAAYLRTAGRPPVIPSSNLSYTENFLYMLDSLGNRSYRPNPRLARVLDVLFILHAEHEMNCSTAAARHLASSGVDVYTALAGAVGALYGPLHGGANEAVLKMLNEIGTVDNIPEFIEGVKNRKRKMSGFGHRVYKNYDPRAKVIRKLAEEVFTIVGRDPLIEVAVALEKAALSDEYFVKRRLYPNVDFYSGLIYRAMGFPTEFFPVLFAIPRMAGYLAHWRESLDDPDTKIIRPQQVYTGVWLRHYAPVRERSESEEMDKLGQLLVSNATRRRLAGSRASM